From one Lycium ferocissimum isolate CSIRO_LF1 chromosome 5, AGI_CSIRO_Lferr_CH_V1, whole genome shotgun sequence genomic stretch:
- the LOC132058246 gene encoding trans-resveratrol di-O-methyltransferase-like gives MALPQDKTREVLAAQAHIWNHTFNFINSMSLKCAVQLGIPDIIHAHGRAMTLSHLVDALPINNNSKSQNCVYRLMRVLIHMCFFIQTKSNEEQEEEGYLLTPNSRLLLKDEPLSLVSFVQMDLDPTMMDPWHSLSKWFKNGDDSSTPFATAHGKALFEYAGDQSRLNHLFNEAMASDALLVMSVLIKNGKRVFERLKSLVDVGGGTGTVAKAIADAFPQINCIVLDLPHVIEGLEGSKNLSYVGGNMFKSIPSADAILLKWILHDWNDEECIQILKKCKEAIQDKENGGKVIIIDMVLMDHNLQKGDDKSYETQLFFDMTMMTLTNGKERSQQDWAKLFSNAGFSDYNIIPILGLRSIIEVYP, from the exons ATGGCATTACCACAAGACAAAACTAGAGAAGTACTCGCTGCTCAGGCACATATATGGAACCATACATTCAACTTCATCAACTCCATGTCACTCAAATGTGCAGTTCAACTTGGAATACCAGATATCATCCACGCTCATGGGCGAGCCATGACCCTCTCTCACTTGGTGGATGCCCTCCCCATCAACAACAACTCTAAAAGCCAGAATTGTGTTTACCGTCTCATGCGTGTTCTAATCCATATGTGTTTCTTTATTCAAACCAAGAGCAacgaagaacaagaagaagagggttATTTACTTACTCCGAATTCACGTCTCCTCCTTAAAGACGAGCCTTTGAGTTTAGTCTCCTTTGTACAGATGGACCTAGATCCAACTATGATGGATCCATGGCACTCACTCAGCAAATGGTTCAAGAATGGTGACGACTCTAGTACTCCATTTGCAACCGCTCATGGCAAGGCGCTTTTTGAATATGCAGGGGATCAATCCAGGCTTAACCATTTATTTAACGAAGCTATGGCCAGTGATGCCCTGTTGGTCATGAGCGTGTTGATTAAAAATGGTAAGAGAGTTTTTGAAAGATTGAAATCACTGGTGGACGTTGGAGGCGGCACCGGAACCGTAGCTAAAGCTATTGCCGACGCATTTCCACAAATAAATTGCATTGTTTTAGATTTGCCGCATGTAATTGAAGGACTTGAAGGGAGCAAGAACTTGAGCTATGTGGGAGGAAACATGTTTAAGTCCATTCCTTCTGCCGATGCAATTTTACTAAAg TGGATATTACATGACTGGAACGACGAAGAGTGTATCCAAATATTGAAGAAATGTAAAGAAGCAATTCAAGATAAGGAGAATGGAGGAAAGGTGATTATCATTGACATGGTACTGATGGATCATAATCTACAGAAAGGAGATGACAAGTCATATGAAACTCAACTTTTCTTTGACATGACCATGATGACTCTCACTAACGGGAAGGAAAGAAGTCAACAAGATTGGGCAAAGCTCTTCTCTAATGCTGGTTTTAGTGACTACAACATTATTCCTATACTGGGATTGAGATCCATTATTGAGGtttatccttaa